Proteins from a genomic interval of Osmia lignaria lignaria isolate PbOS001 unplaced genomic scaffold, iyOsmLign1 scaffold0002, whole genome shotgun sequence:
- the LOC117610672 gene encoding uncharacterized protein LOC117610672, with translation MGQRSSTTANTNDQRSSSLATQAELTLLATAHAQVITSSTTYNARLLVDSGSELSFVSEDLVEQLGLQRTQSSISITGIGGKKSTQTRGIVSLHLQSLYNTSSISIQTHVLRTLTTILPSSEAPHQDWPHLNRLKLADPEFYKPRPIDVIIGADNYGRIIKSNVIKGSPSMPVAQLSIFGWLVIGPARRRQARAYSSFNASIPQDSDAALRELLTKFWIQEELPTENTSQLTPDEQECEDHFRATHSRDSTGRYVVRIPLKTNTKVLGTSYSTARSCLRRTLSKLTRNPEYREQYQRFMMEYEDLGHMKKASSISPNDSSIYYLPHHGVFKPGSETTKLRVVFNGSSPTTTGLSVNDIMHTGANLLLNINDVLLWIRHHKCIFATDITKMYRQVRVHEDDWNLQRILWIDEESNEVPYTLTTVTYGTKAAPFLAVRALLQLAEDEGQRYPLAVPSIKYARYVDDIFGGADSLDSLIEIASQLTDLCNAGGFPLAKWHSNEASLLETIVPCNNSQGTSISLDDCNTKILGLRWNTVNDSFTFTTKSHHNLNFTKRLVLSEVAQIFDPLGFLSPVIIRAKVLLQELWLLNLKWDDPLPSHVTIRWIAIREDLTSLARLSIPRWFNTYNNSTVELHGFSDASQLAMAAVIYITVFSPSTDHKVTSLVCSKTKVAPLKRLTIPRLELTAALILAKLLKYVQANLKLNIATIHLWTDSQVTLTWIKSHASRWKDYVRNRVTQIQELTQTATWVHVPGTSNPADCASRGLTTTQLEQHELWWRGPPWLLQSQESWPVQRNASDDTCLQECRPGISHVLTCQKIDYHWDLIHKYSSLQKLFHVTSVCYRFISKLRRTTASTRLSNTPADLERAKIFWIKATQSAYFSHELKMMVNNQTLPSSHAFNRLTAFIDDQGVIRVGGRLSNAQLTYEGKHPAILPRHSRLSELIVDHSHKATLHGGTQLTLAHIRQTYWIIGGRAPVKSHILRCVVCARQRGIRAHQLMGQLPLSRVTPSHPFSHTGVDYAGPIALKTWKGRGAKTQKGWICVFVCMTTSAVHLEMVTDYSTDGFVATYRRFAARRGIPHTIYSDCGTNFIGADSALKSMFVEGTQDNQRLAKLFVDDHTTRSFNPPAAPHMGGKWEAVVKSVKYHLRRTVSDTLLTFEEYYTLLNQIEATLNSRPLEPLTDDPDDLSVLTPAHFLIGRTISTLPEPSVEQANISPRARWHLIQQKLQQFWKRWSTQHLQRMQSISKWHHPSNNIHVGSLVLLTDERFPPCKWPLARVLAVHPGPDGLTRVVTIKTATSTLTRPIAKLALLPVEDQDSSPSSTSC, from the coding sequence ATGGGTCAACGATCCAGTACAACCGCCAACACAAACGATCAACGATCAAGCTCGCTTGCGACGCAAGCCGAGCTAACGCTGTTAGCAACAGCACATGCACAAGTCATCACCTCATCCACGACCTACAACGCAAGGCTGCTCGTCGACTCCGGATCGGAGCTCAGTTTCGTTTCTGAAGATCTCGTCGAACAGCTAGGACTTCAACGCACTCAATCTTCAATCTCCATCACTGGCATTGGTGGCAAGAAATCAACACAAACTCGAGGTATTGTATCACTACATTTACAATCTCTTTACAATACCTCATCGATCTCAATACAAACTCATGTGTTACGCACTCTAACCACAATTTTGCCGTCTTCTGAGGCACCCCACCAAGACTGGCCACATCTCAATCGTCTCAAGTTGGCAGATCCTGAGTTTTACAAACCACGACCCATCGACGTCATCATTGGTGCCGACAATTATGGAcgaattataaaatcaaatgtaATTAAAGGTTCGCCATCAATGCCAGTCGCCCAGCTCTCAATATTCGGATGGCTCGTTATTGGACCAGCAAGGAGGCGTCAAGCTCGTGCTTATTCATCATTTAATGCATCAATCCCTCAAGACAGCGACGCTGCTCTGAGAGAACTGCTGACGAAATTCTGGATTCAAGAGGAGCTTCCAACGGAAAACACATCTCAACTCACACCGGACGAACAAGAGTGTGAAGATCACTTTCGTGCAACGCACAGCCGTGATTCTACTGGGCGATACGTGGTGCGTATTCCTCTCAAAACAAATACTAAAGTCTTGGGTACCTCTTACAGCACAGCTCGCTCCTGCCTGCGACGCACGCTCAGCAAGCTCACTCGAAATCCTGAGTACCGTGAGCAATATCAGCGATTCATGATGGAGTACGAGGACCTCGGTCACATGAAGAAGGCTTCTTCAATCTCGCCCAACGACTCTTCAATTTACTATCTTCCACATCACGGAGTTTTCAAGCCTGGCAGTGAAACAACAAAGCTGCGGGTCGTCTTCAATGGCTCAAGTCCAACAACAACTGGACTTTCTGTCAACGACATCATGCACACTGGTGCGAATCTCCTGCTCAACATCAACGACGTTTTGCTGTGGATTCGCCATCACAAATGCATATTCGCCACGGACATCACAAAGATGTATCGTCAAGTACGAGTACATGAAGACGATTGGAATCTCCAACGGATACTCTGGATAGATGAGGAATCAAATGAAGTCCCATACACACTGACAACAGTCACCTACGGTACCAAAGCTGCACCATTTCTAGCTGTCAGAGCCCTGTTGCAACTTGCAGAGGACGAAGGTCAACGCTACCCACTGGCAGTACCATCAATCAAATATGCAAGGTATGTCGACGACATATTTGGTGGTGCAGATTCTCTTGattcgttaattgaaattgCTTCACAATTAACTGACTTGTGCAACGCAGGCGGTTTCCCTCTTGCAAAGTGGCACTCAAACGAAGCCTCTCTGCTTGAAACCATCGTGCCTTGCAATAATTCTCAAGGTACATCAATCTCACTAGACGACTGCAATACCAAAATACTCGGATTGCGATGGAACACTGTCAACGATAGTTTCACATTCACTACTAAATCTCACCACAATCTCAATTTTACAAAACGCCTTGTATTATCTGAAGTAGCACAGATATTTGATCCGCTTGGCTTTTTGTCACCAGTCATTATTCGAGCGAAGGTACTCCTGCAAGAATTATGGCTTCTCAATCTCAAATGGGATGATCCACTGCCATCCCATGTTACTATACGATGGATTGCGATCAGAGAAGATCTCACAAGTCTGGCCAGACTCTCAATACCAAGGTGGTTCAACACCTACAACAATTCTACAGTGGAATTACATGGCTTCTCTGACGCTTCACAACTCGCCATGGCAGCAGTAATTTACATTACTGTTTTTTCGCCGTCCACAGATCACAAGGTGACGTCACTGGTGTGCTCCAAGACAAAGGTCGCACCTCTCAAAAGGCTTACAATTCCCCGACTCGAGCTCACAGCTGCGCTGATACTTGCAAAATTACTGAAATACGTTCAAGCTAATCTCAAACTCAACATTGCTACAATTCACCTGTGGACGGATTCTCAAGTAACACTTACATGGATCAAATCTCACGCATCACGATGGAAAGATTACGTCAGGAATCGTGTAACACAAATTCAAGAACTAACGCAAACTGCAACTTGGGTGCACGTTCCTGGCACATCAAATCCTGCTGATTGCGCTTCAAGAGGATTGACTACAACTCAGCTTGAACAACACGAGCTATGGTGGAGGGGACCACCGTGGCTTTTACAATCTCAAGAATCATGGCCTGTACAACGCAACGCATCTGACGACACTTGCCTGCAGGAGTGTCGCCCAGGAATCTCTCACGTGTTAACGTGCCAAAAAATCGATTATCACTGGGACTTGATTCACAAATATTCATCTTTGCAAAAACTTTTTCATGTTACCTCAGTTTGTTACAGGTTCATTTCCAAACTGAGAAGGACAACTGCTTCAACGAGGCTCTCGAACACACCAGCTGATTTGGAAAGGGCCAAAATCTTCTGGATCAAGGCCACACAATCAGCATACTTCTCACACGAGCTCAAGATGATGGTCAACAACCAAACGTTACCATCGTCCCACGCCTTCAATCGACTCACGGCCTTCATCGACGATCAAGGGGTTATTCGAGTTGGAGGAAGACTCAGCAACGCTCAGTTAACCTATGAAGGTAAACACCCTGCAATCCTTCCACGTCACTCACGTCTGTCCGAATTGATTGTAGATCACTCCCACAAAGCAACGCTTCATGGAGGGACACAACTCACACTCGCTCACATCAGACAGACTTACTGGATCATCGGTGGACGAGCTCCAGTCAAATCTCACATTCTGCGGTGTGTTGTGTGTGCTCGGCAGAGGGGGATCCGTGCCCATCAACTGATGGGCCAACTACCTCTCTCTCGGGTTACACCCTCACACCCATTCTCACACACCGGCGTAGACTACGCCGGTCCCATCGCACTCAAGACGTGGAAGGGGCGAGGTGCGAAAACACAAAAGGGCTGGATCTGTGTTTTCGTTTGCATGACAACGTCTGCTGTTCATCTGGAAATGGTTACCGACTATTCAACGGATGGATTCGTTGCCACGTACCGACGGTTCGCTGCAAGAAGAGGCATTCCACATACAATCTACTCCGACTGCGGAACAAACTTCATCGGAGCAGATTCAGCATTGAAATCAATGTTCGTCGAGGGCACTCAAGACAATCAACGATTGGCCAAGCTGTTCGTCGACGACCATACAACTCGGAGTTTCAATCCACCTGCTGCACCGCACATGGGAGGAAAGTGGGAGGCAGTGGTCAAGTCTGTCAAATACCATCTCAGACGCACGGTGAGTGACACTTTACTCACCTTTGAAGAATACTATACTCTTCTAAATCAGATTGAAGCAACGCTTAATTCACGACCACTGGAGCCTCTCACGGACGACCCTGACGATCTCTCAGTGCTAACACCAGCTCATTTCCTAATCGGAAGAACAATCTCAACGCTGCCTGAGCCATCTGTTGAACAGGCCAACATCTCACCGAGAGCCAGGTGGCATCTCATACaacaaaaattacaacaatTCTGGAAGCGCTGGTCAACTCAACATCTCCAACGGATGCAATCAATCTCTAAGTGGCATCACCCTTCCAACAACATCCACGTTGGATCTCTGGTGCTGCTTACAGACGAGCGCTTCCCACCATGCAAGTGGCCTCTTGCTCGAGTGCTCGCAGTTCACCCTGGACCAGATGGACTGACGAGGGTCGTCACGATCAAGACGGCCACCTCAACTCTAACTCGGCCAATTGCAAAGTTGGCTCTACTACCAGTAGAGGATCAGGATTCATCACCATCTTCTACGAGCTGCTGA